One window of the Saccopteryx bilineata isolate mSacBil1 chromosome 2, mSacBil1_pri_phased_curated, whole genome shotgun sequence genome contains the following:
- the RASSF9 gene encoding ras association domain-containing protein 9 isoform X1, with product MAPFGRNLLKTRHKNRSPTKDMDSEEKEIVVWVCQEEKIVCGLTKRTTSADVIQALLEEHETTLGEKRFLLGKPSDYCIIEKWRGSERVLPPLTRILKLWKAWGDEQPNMQFVLVKADAFLPVPLWRVAEAKLVQNTEKLWELSPANYMKTLPPDKQKRIVRKTFRKLAKIKQDIVCHDRDSMETLVHLIISQDHTIHQQVKRMKELDLEIEQCEAKFHLDRVENDGENYVQDAYLMPRFSEAEHKPDLQYDENQILEDLSKSDGILQLEERLTYYRMLIEKLSAEIEKEVKSVCIEIHEESEGAAASELESLSLESVKCDLEKSMKAGLKIHSHLSGIQKEIKYSDSLLQMKAKEYELLAKEFSSLHISNKDGCQLKENRGKESEVPNSSGEVPLLTQRVFNMYTNDTDSDTGISSNHSQDSETTVGDVVLLST from the exons ATGGCTCCCTTTGGAAGAAACTTGCTAAAGACTCGGCATAAAAACAG atcTCCTACTAAAGACATGGATTCAGAAGAGAAGGAAATTGTGGTTTGGGTTTGCCAAGAAGAGAAAATTGTCTGTGGTTTAACTAAACGCACCACCTCGGCTGACGTCATTCAGGCTTTGCTGGAGGAGCATGAGACAACACTTGGAGAGAAACGGTTTCTTCTGGGGAAGCCGAGTGATTACTGCATTATAGAGAAGTGGAGAGGCTCAGAACGGGTTCTTCCTCCACTAACTAGAATCCTGAAGCTTTGGAAAGCATGGGGGGATGAGCAGCCCAATATGCAATTTGTTTTGGTTAAAGCAGATGCTTTTCTACCAGTTCCCCTGTGGCGGGTAGCTGAAGCCAAATTAgtacaaaacacagaaaaacttTGGGAGCTCAGCCCAGCAAATTACATGAAGACATTGCCACCAGATAAGCAGAAAAGAATAGTCAGAAAAACTTTCCGGAAACTGGCTAAAATTAAGCAAGACATAGTTTGCCATGATCGAGATAGTATGGAGACCTTAGTTCATCTGATTATTTCCCAGGACCATACTATTCACCAGCAGGTCAAGAGAATGAAAGAGCTGGATCTGGAAATCGAACAGTGTGAAGCTAAGTTCCACCTGGATCGGGTAGAGAATGATGGAGAAAATTATGTCCAGGATGCATATTTAATGCCCAGATTTAGTGAAGCTGAGCACAAGCCAGACTTGCAGTATGATGAAAACCAGATTCTGGAGGACCTGAGTAAAAGTGATGGGATCCTACAGCTAGAGGAACGACTAACCTATTACCGAATGCTCATTGAGAAGCTCTCCGCTGAAATAGAAAAGGAGGTCAAAAGTGTTTGCATTGAGATACACGAAGAATCAGAAGGGGCAGCTGCAAGTGAACTTGAAAGCCTAAGTTTAGAAAGCGTTAAGTGTGATCTGGAAAAAAGCATGAAAGCTGGTTTGAAAATCCACTCTCACTTGAGTGGCATCCAGAAAGAGATTAAATACAGTGACTCATTGCTTCAAATGAAAGCAAAAGAATACGAGCTCCTGGCCAAGGAGTTCAGTTCACTTCATATTAGCAACAAAGATGGATGTCAGCTAAAGGAAAACAGAGGGAAGGAATCTGAGGTCCCCAACAGCAGTGGAGAGGTTCCTCTCCTTACTCAAAGAGTATTTAACATGTATACAAATGACACAGACTCGGACACTGGCATCAGCTCCAACCACAGTCAGGACTCAGAAACAACTGTAGGAGATGTGGTGCTGTTGTCAACGTGA
- the RASSF9 gene encoding ras association domain-containing protein 9 isoform X2 has translation MDSEEKEIVVWVCQEEKIVCGLTKRTTSADVIQALLEEHETTLGEKRFLLGKPSDYCIIEKWRGSERVLPPLTRILKLWKAWGDEQPNMQFVLVKADAFLPVPLWRVAEAKLVQNTEKLWELSPANYMKTLPPDKQKRIVRKTFRKLAKIKQDIVCHDRDSMETLVHLIISQDHTIHQQVKRMKELDLEIEQCEAKFHLDRVENDGENYVQDAYLMPRFSEAEHKPDLQYDENQILEDLSKSDGILQLEERLTYYRMLIEKLSAEIEKEVKSVCIEIHEESEGAAASELESLSLESVKCDLEKSMKAGLKIHSHLSGIQKEIKYSDSLLQMKAKEYELLAKEFSSLHISNKDGCQLKENRGKESEVPNSSGEVPLLTQRVFNMYTNDTDSDTGISSNHSQDSETTVGDVVLLST, from the coding sequence ATGGATTCAGAAGAGAAGGAAATTGTGGTTTGGGTTTGCCAAGAAGAGAAAATTGTCTGTGGTTTAACTAAACGCACCACCTCGGCTGACGTCATTCAGGCTTTGCTGGAGGAGCATGAGACAACACTTGGAGAGAAACGGTTTCTTCTGGGGAAGCCGAGTGATTACTGCATTATAGAGAAGTGGAGAGGCTCAGAACGGGTTCTTCCTCCACTAACTAGAATCCTGAAGCTTTGGAAAGCATGGGGGGATGAGCAGCCCAATATGCAATTTGTTTTGGTTAAAGCAGATGCTTTTCTACCAGTTCCCCTGTGGCGGGTAGCTGAAGCCAAATTAgtacaaaacacagaaaaacttTGGGAGCTCAGCCCAGCAAATTACATGAAGACATTGCCACCAGATAAGCAGAAAAGAATAGTCAGAAAAACTTTCCGGAAACTGGCTAAAATTAAGCAAGACATAGTTTGCCATGATCGAGATAGTATGGAGACCTTAGTTCATCTGATTATTTCCCAGGACCATACTATTCACCAGCAGGTCAAGAGAATGAAAGAGCTGGATCTGGAAATCGAACAGTGTGAAGCTAAGTTCCACCTGGATCGGGTAGAGAATGATGGAGAAAATTATGTCCAGGATGCATATTTAATGCCCAGATTTAGTGAAGCTGAGCACAAGCCAGACTTGCAGTATGATGAAAACCAGATTCTGGAGGACCTGAGTAAAAGTGATGGGATCCTACAGCTAGAGGAACGACTAACCTATTACCGAATGCTCATTGAGAAGCTCTCCGCTGAAATAGAAAAGGAGGTCAAAAGTGTTTGCATTGAGATACACGAAGAATCAGAAGGGGCAGCTGCAAGTGAACTTGAAAGCCTAAGTTTAGAAAGCGTTAAGTGTGATCTGGAAAAAAGCATGAAAGCTGGTTTGAAAATCCACTCTCACTTGAGTGGCATCCAGAAAGAGATTAAATACAGTGACTCATTGCTTCAAATGAAAGCAAAAGAATACGAGCTCCTGGCCAAGGAGTTCAGTTCACTTCATATTAGCAACAAAGATGGATGTCAGCTAAAGGAAAACAGAGGGAAGGAATCTGAGGTCCCCAACAGCAGTGGAGAGGTTCCTCTCCTTACTCAAAGAGTATTTAACATGTATACAAATGACACAGACTCGGACACTGGCATCAGCTCCAACCACAGTCAGGACTCAGAAACAACTGTAGGAGATGTGGTGCTGTTGTCAACGTGA